The Zestosphaera sp. genome includes a window with the following:
- a CDS encoding PadR family transcriptional regulator: MSKPLYRLKRKLTVENLWIYVIASLMIEPTYAYRVKKLINEFFRFNPTTITLYSVIYRLAKSGLIKEETVSGEKIYRPTREGIEELEEAVLLMEDLVSRLKEVLRSNNSGVIH; the protein is encoded by the coding sequence TTGTCAAAACCCCTGTACCGCCTCAAGAGGAAACTGACTGTTGAGAATCTATGGATCTACGTAATAGCATCGTTAATGATTGAGCCTACATACGCCTACCGAGTGAAGAAGCTGATAAATGAATTCTTTAGATTTAATCCGACGACCATAACCCTTTACTCAGTTATCTACAGACTTGCAAAAAGCGGGCTAATCAAAGAAGAGACGGTGTCAGGTGAGAAGATTTACAGACCAACTAGAGAAGGCATTGAGGAGTTAGAGGAGGCAGTGTTACTCATGGAGGACTTAGTGAGCCGTCTCAAAGAGGTTCTTCGCTCCAACAACTCTGGAGTGATCCACTGA
- a CDS encoding sodium:solute symporter family protein, with protein MSPLIWTFTAVLVVYITVGSLIAYLSRRHGVKSSRDYFVSSYRLGWFLSSMTYAATTYSAFMMVGLVGLTYTSGIGALGFELAYLLVTVVILAILGPRVWSMARERGWVSPSEMLSDLYGSKLIGYVITIIYLIAMVPYVSAQVIGAATIFEGLGLGYEVGVVVVAVLVLAWIALAGMWSVATTDAYQGLWMLSAALLLVFLLTNRLIPNSGITITQLNEVLGKGGLLGLTDFWSFQTFLAYTMPWLFFAVTNPQVVVRLYVPKDRASYKRSVLLFSIFGFTYTLAVVYVGLVARGLVELGLLESITVPDLVTSKLLSSLEPVLASFIYMSIIAAAVSTANSIILAVASSFVRDVIESRGKPDLNTYRISNVIVAALTLISSTLAFMKVGFVVDLSVLTSVLLLPLAPVTIVAWITPHASRKRPLKVASLLSILAGFAVAITHASILGPRRTFLTSYYGVPVSVLVLMVATAVMLAGFTALKLREKVLTSDVYA; from the coding sequence ATGAGTCCATTGATTTGGACGTTCACTGCTGTGTTAGTAGTTTATATAACGGTAGGCTCCCTGATAGCTTACCTCTCCAGGCGCCATGGAGTTAAATCCAGCAGGGATTACTTCGTGTCTAGTTACAGGTTGGGTTGGTTTCTCTCCTCAATGACGTACGCCGCCACTACGTACAGTGCGTTCATGATGGTCGGGCTCGTTGGACTCACATACACGAGCGGTATCGGAGCTTTAGGCTTTGAACTGGCCTACCTGCTGGTCACAGTAGTGATTTTAGCTATCCTAGGTCCTAGGGTGTGGTCAATGGCCAGGGAGAGGGGTTGGGTCAGTCCGTCCGAGATGCTCTCAGATCTGTATGGCTCTAAACTGATTGGCTACGTTATCACGATAATTTATCTGATTGCGATGGTGCCTTACGTCTCGGCTCAGGTGATAGGTGCGGCCACCATATTCGAGGGTCTTGGACTAGGTTATGAAGTTGGCGTTGTAGTCGTAGCCGTCCTTGTCCTCGCGTGGATTGCACTGGCCGGCATGTGGAGTGTAGCGACCACTGACGCGTATCAGGGGCTCTGGATGTTGAGTGCAGCTCTGCTCCTAGTCTTCTTGCTTACGAACCGCTTAATACCAAACTCCGGCATCACCATAACGCAGCTGAATGAGGTCCTGGGCAAGGGAGGCCTGCTCGGTCTGACGGACTTCTGGTCTTTTCAGACTTTCCTGGCTTACACGATGCCTTGGTTATTCTTCGCTGTAACTAACCCGCAGGTGGTTGTAAGACTGTACGTTCCTAAGGACAGGGCCTCATACAAGAGATCAGTACTGCTCTTCTCGATCTTCGGTTTCACATACACACTGGCGGTGGTTTACGTAGGCCTCGTTGCTAGAGGTCTCGTCGAACTGGGTTTACTTGAGAGCATCACCGTCCCTGACCTAGTAACTTCTAAGCTACTCTCGAGTCTGGAGCCGGTACTAGCCTCCTTCATATACATGTCCATAATAGCTGCTGCAGTATCTACTGCCAACTCTATAATTTTGGCGGTGGCATCCTCATTCGTGAGGGACGTAATAGAGAGTCGCGGCAAGCCTGACCTAAACACGTACCGCATCTCCAACGTCATAGTAGCCGCGCTAACGCTTATCTCATCGACGCTGGCGTTCATGAAGGTTGGATTCGTCGTAGATCTTTCAGTACTTACATCGGTCCTGCTATTGCCGCTGGCGCCTGTCACCATAGTCGCATGGATCACACCACACGCAAGTAGAAAGAGACCCTTAAAGGTTGCGTCCCTGCTATCCATCCTAGCGGGGTTTGCCGTGGCAATTACGCATGCCTCCATTCTAGGACCTAGAAGAACATTCCTCACGTCATATTACGGGGTGCCAGTCTCCGTGCTAGTATTAATGGTCGCGACTGCAGTGATGCTTGCGGGATTCACAGCCTTGAAACTTAGGGAAAAAGTATTGACTAGTGACGTCTACGCATAA
- a CDS encoding DHHA1 domain-containing protein: MRTVLITHTDLDGLASGALILKKLGSLDRVYFAQPHYLHSKLAGVPGGSTVYVTDLGVNSNTLDKVKEQVKKILVSGGKVYWFDHHVWEDSWIADMTKLGVDLYVDRTACSAWVVSKYLDVKDSDDLVRTACSVDLWLMNDWRGNYLSRYVGYTGGNAWKERALRKLAQFSGSVDHEIFEVTEKAITKELNVYSKALKKANVKECNGVKIVYYLKDEEEHLTSYIANTLIARYEADVAVICRRGSVSLRSREVDVREIAMRMGGGGHPKAAGASLRPSIIMRIMYVIGLKKFYAEWCVDKVLEHICIPNAMHSERNAQTCR, translated from the coding sequence GTGCGGACAGTACTGATAACTCATACAGACCTTGATGGCCTGGCCTCAGGCGCTTTAATATTAAAGAAGCTAGGTAGTCTAGATAGGGTTTATTTTGCTCAGCCACACTACCTGCACAGCAAATTGGCTGGGGTTCCTGGTGGAAGCACTGTTTATGTGACTGACTTGGGGGTAAACAGCAATACATTAGATAAGGTTAAGGAGCAAGTTAAGAAGATACTGGTCTCTGGAGGTAAGGTATACTGGTTTGATCATCACGTGTGGGAAGACAGTTGGATTGCAGACATGACTAAGCTTGGCGTTGATCTCTATGTGGACAGGACTGCATGTAGTGCATGGGTCGTTAGTAAGTACCTTGATGTGAAGGATTCCGACGACCTGGTAAGGACTGCGTGTTCTGTTGATCTATGGCTAATGAATGACTGGAGGGGCAACTACCTCTCTAGATACGTAGGATACACAGGGGGTAACGCCTGGAAGGAGAGAGCCCTCAGAAAACTGGCTCAGTTCAGCGGCTCCGTAGATCATGAGATATTCGAAGTTACGGAGAAAGCTATTACTAAGGAGTTAAACGTGTACAGTAAGGCGCTCAAGAAAGCGAATGTAAAGGAATGTAATGGAGTAAAAATAGTGTATTATCTAAAAGACGAGGAAGAGCACCTAACGTCATATATAGCTAACACATTAATCGCTAGGTATGAAGCCGACGTAGCGGTAATATGCCGTAGAGGTTCCGTAAGCCTCAGGTCCAGGGAAGTAGATGTGCGGGAGATAGCTATGCGTATGGGGGGTGGTGGTCACCCGAAGGCAGCAGGAGCCAGTTTAAGACCAAGCATTATTATGAGGATCATGTACGTGATTGGGCTTAAGAAATTCTACGCTGAGTGGTGTGTTGATAAAGTGCTTGAGCATATCTGCATCCCAAACGCCATGCACTCAGAACGTAACGCTCAGACGTGCAGGTAG
- a CDS encoding ATP-binding protein: protein MSRKLRDAKVLWSNLYRDVKNLFVAYAPYRESYVSYRLLATLSKHYNYLENIDNLDFAYYLKIRSRVPVRDGDISFSLIPLSLNVFSKIVSRRKFYGILGLVLGGFRRAEMLSASITTAEGKDLEGLRPVIILVSPDEDDEKIKSRISEVVTGFWVRLVDDLRKQRVDITPYEILPPLSVISLRSVEHNELRVIVSDGNEYRDIRIPIRKPSWTMSDLPQKLIDEINVVLVNPIFKELPFSVRGAFITGPPGVGKTVMAEALASALNLNVIELRPQSYRSMWYGATEKALNAIFQQIFKQRGKVALVIDDAEFISSRKYTIHEAHISEISTILYHLQRPERPFTILTANNPDLIDPALLRPGRIDIAIILGYPDKEMRRKAILNNARRYSIKFTDDAIPDRIVELSKWFSLAELDALLRLSASKGEGTVSSNEVEWAKKRFTISVDERKSIQEYLRWWARKFQGIVIPYLPMDSEI from the coding sequence ATGAGCAGGAAGCTCAGAGACGCTAAAGTGCTTTGGAGCAATCTATACAGGGACGTCAAGAACCTCTTTGTAGCATATGCCCCCTACAGGGAGTCCTACGTGTCATATAGGTTGCTGGCGACGCTCAGCAAGCACTACAACTATCTAGAGAACATAGATAACCTGGACTTCGCCTACTATCTGAAGATTAGATCTAGAGTTCCTGTCAGGGACGGAGATATTTCATTTTCCCTGATCCCCCTCTCACTCAACGTCTTCTCTAAGATAGTGTCTAGGAGGAAGTTCTACGGAATTCTGGGGTTGGTTTTGGGTGGTTTTAGGAGAGCTGAAATGCTGTCGGCATCCATCACTACGGCGGAGGGCAAGGATTTGGAGGGTTTAAGACCTGTGATCATTCTAGTATCTCCCGACGAGGATGACGAAAAAATCAAGAGCAGGATATCCGAGGTGGTGACGGGTTTCTGGGTTAGATTGGTGGATGACTTGAGAAAACAGAGGGTCGACATAACGCCTTATGAAATTCTCCCACCACTCTCAGTAATATCTCTGAGATCAGTGGAACATAACGAACTCAGAGTCATCGTCAGCGACGGTAATGAGTACAGGGATATAAGAATACCTATTAGGAAGCCCTCCTGGACCATGAGCGATCTACCCCAGAAGCTCATCGATGAGATCAACGTGGTATTGGTTAACCCTATATTTAAGGAGCTACCGTTCTCAGTGAGAGGCGCCTTCATAACAGGACCCCCAGGGGTTGGTAAAACAGTGATGGCTGAAGCTCTCGCTTCGGCGTTGAATCTGAACGTTATAGAGTTAAGACCTCAGAGCTACAGGTCTATGTGGTACGGAGCTACTGAGAAGGCTCTCAACGCGATCTTCCAGCAAATCTTCAAGCAAAGAGGTAAGGTCGCCTTGGTAATAGATGATGCGGAGTTCATATCGTCAAGAAAGTATACAATTCATGAAGCGCATATAAGTGAGATCTCAACGATCCTGTATCACCTCCAGAGACCCGAGAGACCCTTCACTATACTCACTGCAAACAACCCCGACCTGATAGATCCAGCGCTCCTCAGACCCGGCAGGATAGACATTGCGATAATCCTAGGTTACCCGGATAAGGAAATGAGGAGAAAGGCTATTCTGAACAACGCCAGGAGGTATTCCATAAAATTCACGGATGACGCAATACCGGACAGGATAGTCGAGCTCAGCAAGTGGTTCTCTCTGGCGGAGCTTGATGCGTTACTTAGGTTGTCAGCAAGCAAGGGTGAAGGTACTGTAAGCTCTAACGAGGTTGAGTGGGCTAAGAAACGGTTCACCATCAGTGTGGATGAGAGGAAATCCATTCAGGAGTACCTGCGGTGGTGGGCCAGGAAATTCCAGGGGATAGTGATACCATATCTGCCGATGGATAGCGAAATTTAA
- the tenA gene encoding thiaminase II, producing the protein MKPSEMLWSGIKEIFDAIVRHPFIEELSKGTLSEAVFRNYVIQDALYLDEYARILALLASKAPREEWVRSFVEDSSAIIDFEKALHREYFSVWDLSPEKVRSAPQNPTNLAYVNHLWRSALLEEFPVGVAAVTPCYWIYLEVGRYLEAKGSPNELYKRWIATYSSKEYAKYVARILDIVDESLSYVNRLVWAKATKAFRLSSIYEYMFWDAAYNMEAFPFQV; encoded by the coding sequence ATGAAGCCCTCGGAGATGCTGTGGTCTGGGATCAAGGAGATATTTGATGCGATAGTAAGGCATCCCTTCATAGAGGAGTTGAGCAAAGGAACTCTCTCCGAGGCTGTCTTCAGAAATTACGTGATTCAAGACGCACTATACTTGGACGAATACGCACGGATCCTCGCGTTACTTGCAAGTAAAGCCCCTAGGGAGGAGTGGGTTAGGTCCTTCGTGGAGGACTCCTCAGCCATCATAGATTTTGAGAAAGCCCTCCATAGAGAGTACTTCAGTGTGTGGGATCTAAGCCCTGAGAAAGTGAGATCAGCGCCGCAGAACCCCACTAACCTTGCTTACGTTAATCATCTTTGGAGATCCGCCCTCCTGGAGGAGTTCCCCGTGGGTGTGGCAGCGGTGACTCCGTGTTATTGGATATATCTTGAGGTTGGTCGTTATCTTGAGGCTAAAGGTTCCCCCAATGAACTCTACAAGAGATGGATAGCCACTTACTCATCCAAAGAGTATGCTAAGTACGTGGCCAGAATCCTCGACATAGTTGACGAGTCGTTAAGCTATGTTAACAGGCTTGTATGGGCTAAGGCGACGAAAGCTTTTAGACTGAGTTCCATTTACGAGTACATGTTCTGGGATGCTGCCTACAACATGGAAGCCTTTCCTTTCCAGGTGTAA
- a CDS encoding SufD family Fe-S cluster assembly protein: MNRENVVKALNKPSPYGPDVDLSRFDIAPAETGAFSDVTTERISDRLGLGRETFRKAEYLQVNESAVARAMSEKLVKHGAIVLPTSEALKKLEWASKYSWRLVSPDRDKYTAATYLYGRESGYFIYIPAGVKLKEPIYTCLFITRRNYAQLIHNIVIVDDNAELNLITGCGVPDQPLNSLHIGVSEFYVGKNSKLTFAMIHAWAPDMVVRPRTAVEVSEGGEYVSYYVIYSPVESLQTYPTVLLHEDSRATLNSVIIGEKNGVYDVGSAIALNGRNSSGEIISRNLGRGSSTIYARSRIEGRVGPSKGHIECLGLLESSEAIIDSKPEISSSTPEAVLTHEAAIGKVGEELINYLLSKGFSEDEARAAIIKGFLSIEEPKLPPQVMETIRRTIDYIVSRATG; this comes from the coding sequence GTGAACCGAGAGAATGTGGTTAAGGCGCTCAATAAACCGTCACCCTACGGACCGGATGTAGATCTAAGTAGATTCGATATAGCTCCTGCAGAGACGGGGGCTTTCAGCGATGTTACGACAGAGAGAATATCAGACAGATTAGGCCTTGGCAGAGAGACCTTCAGGAAGGCTGAATACCTTCAGGTGAACGAATCCGCCGTCGCCAGGGCAATGAGTGAGAAGCTCGTCAAGCACGGCGCTATAGTGTTACCGACCAGTGAGGCACTCAAGAAGCTTGAATGGGCTAGCAAGTATTCCTGGCGACTTGTAAGCCCCGACAGAGACAAGTACACGGCCGCTACCTACCTCTACGGGAGGGAGTCAGGATACTTCATATACATTCCTGCGGGAGTCAAACTTAAGGAACCCATCTACACATGTCTTTTCATAACCAGGAGAAATTATGCGCAACTGATACACAACATAGTGATTGTGGATGATAACGCGGAGTTAAACCTTATCACGGGCTGTGGTGTGCCTGACCAACCCCTCAACTCCCTCCACATAGGAGTTTCTGAGTTTTACGTAGGTAAGAATAGCAAATTGACGTTTGCAATGATACACGCATGGGCCCCTGATATGGTCGTCAGGCCGAGAACTGCTGTAGAGGTCTCTGAAGGCGGAGAGTATGTCAGCTACTACGTGATATACTCTCCAGTAGAGTCCCTGCAGACGTACCCGACTGTCCTCTTGCATGAAGACTCTAGGGCCACTCTAAACTCCGTGATAATCGGAGAGAAGAACGGAGTCTACGACGTTGGGTCAGCCATAGCACTCAACGGCAGAAATTCTTCGGGAGAGATAATCTCGAGAAACCTAGGTAGAGGAAGCTCGACCATATACGCTAGGTCTAGAATTGAAGGCAGAGTGGGACCTTCGAAAGGGCATATAGAGTGTTTAGGGCTCCTAGAAAGTAGCGAGGCCATTATAGACTCAAAGCCTGAGATAAGCTCATCAACTCCTGAGGCCGTCTTAACGCATGAAGCAGCGATAGGTAAGGTGGGAGAGGAGTTAATTAACTACCTCTTAAGTAAGGGATTCTCCGAGGATGAAGCCCGCGCGGCAATAATCAAGGGGTTCCTCAGCATAGAGGAGCCCAAACTACCACCGCAGGTCATGGAGACCATTAGGAGGACAATCGACTACATAGTCTCTAGAGCTACTGGGTAA
- a CDS encoding DUF429 domain-containing protein, translated as MKHAIGLDLSAKPERCSGIAVVNTSRREVTDLSCLGSDEEILNSVRDLSESVIAIDAPLTAYPLMREVDRLMIKSGLRVLPPNFRWMRQLTLRGYSIMSELSKVGFTVIETHPRSVMKQLELKDVRELLKLLGIRLNGACKLNKHLEDALIAAAVAYCYLTNCVTSISAHDGTVYLITDRILRG; from the coding sequence ATGAAACATGCAATAGGTTTAGATCTTTCAGCCAAGCCTGAGAGATGCTCAGGAATCGCAGTAGTAAACACTTCACGCAGGGAGGTCACCGATCTGAGTTGCTTAGGTTCTGACGAAGAGATACTGAATTCAGTTCGCGACTTATCAGAATCCGTCATCGCAATAGATGCGCCCTTGACTGCGTACCCTCTGATGAGGGAGGTTGATAGGCTCATGATTAAATCTGGCCTAAGAGTGCTTCCGCCTAACTTCAGGTGGATGAGGCAACTTACCCTCAGAGGTTATAGTATAATGTCTGAGCTAAGTAAAGTAGGCTTTACTGTAATTGAGACCCACCCGAGAAGCGTCATGAAGCAACTTGAACTTAAGGACGTTAGGGAGCTTCTCAAACTACTGGGCATACGGCTGAATGGGGCTTGCAAGTTAAACAAGCACCTTGAAGACGCTTTAATAGCAGCTGCTGTAGCTTACTGCTACCTCACTAACTGCGTGACTTCCATAAGCGCGCATGACGGGACCGTATACTTGATAACTGACCGCATCCTGAGGGGCTAA
- a CDS encoding transmembrane electron transporter, which yields MNEFPGLLGLLVSWALADSVDPCIFVLFVSILTSASLIGVKHVAKVGVSFIAATFAGYMIFGFLLRILASGLPRWLMASVMIFYGLASLLSLARGRKSDGNQLICREDELPCRIASMLGLNKILRAEVLSTAVLGLIVSFTLLPCSAGLYILYNVIMSQYGFLTWLPLTMLYVAIFESPLVLVLLVFVGVSRVRSVHEVLLSRERPIRALGALMMIVISFYLFLTP from the coding sequence ATGAATGAATTTCCAGGGTTGCTGGGCCTGCTAGTGTCTTGGGCGTTGGCAGACTCTGTAGATCCATGCATCTTCGTCCTGTTTGTCTCCATACTAACGTCGGCTTCATTGATAGGTGTAAAACACGTTGCTAAGGTAGGCGTTTCATTCATCGCCGCAACGTTTGCAGGATACATGATTTTCGGGTTCTTGCTGAGGATCTTGGCAAGCGGGCTGCCCAGATGGTTAATGGCTTCAGTGATGATATTCTACGGTCTAGCTTCCTTACTTAGTCTCGCCAGAGGTAGGAAGTCCGATGGGAACCAGCTCATCTGCAGGGAGGACGAATTACCCTGTAGGATAGCTAGCATGCTCGGTCTCAACAAAATCCTTAGGGCTGAAGTTCTCTCAACAGCCGTCTTAGGACTTATAGTGTCGTTCACGCTGCTCCCCTGTAGTGCAGGGCTCTACATACTCTACAACGTCATCATGTCCCAGTACGGGTTTCTGACTTGGTTACCTCTCACGATGCTGTATGTCGCTATATTTGAATCTCCTCTAGTCCTGGTGCTTCTAGTGTTCGTCGGTGTGTCTAGAGTGAGAAGCGTACATGAAGTCTTACTGAGTAGAGAAAGGCCAATTAGGGCTTTAGGGGCTTTAATGATGATAGTGATCTCGTTCTACCTGTTCTTAACACCCTGA
- a CDS encoding NDP-sugar synthase, with the protein MSGLRITVIPIGGEAVRLRPLTIETSKSMVRFLNKPLLELALLRLAKSGIREVYLGVRGYHNYRDLFDYFREGYWFRERYGLKEDLRIRYMPRYDTLGNADAVRLVMEYYDIREPVAIIQGDNLFDLDIQEVFWAHIRNNAFMSIVLKEVDDVQGFGVAEVDDRGRIRKFIEKPRPEEAPSRLANTGIYVVSPEILDFFREGEGLRMLKEGRMDFGNDVIPKLIELGYPIHGYVMGGYWFDVGSPDRYLKAMIYLLYNMSSEDLEAKEITKEVLGMGKSQTSLRLHKEIERRVSNGDLIFVGRALIGRHVSIGSRCIVEDSTIDNYVIVGNRCEVIRSTIMDRVNVGERVRVVDSIVGRHAAIGDNSVVLNSVIGDDVVIGNNVKLVNVRVWPHEHVPSNASIENYEVKPHYHQQR; encoded by the coding sequence TTGTCTGGATTAAGAATCACAGTCATACCCATAGGAGGCGAGGCTGTTAGATTAAGACCTCTGACAATAGAAACCTCTAAGAGTATGGTTAGGTTCCTCAACAAGCCTCTACTAGAGCTAGCTCTTCTTAGGCTGGCTAAATCCGGCATCAGGGAAGTGTATCTGGGTGTCAGGGGATATCATAACTACAGGGATCTATTCGACTACTTCAGGGAGGGCTATTGGTTTAGAGAGAGGTACGGACTCAAGGAGGACTTGAGAATCAGGTACATGCCGAGATACGACACTCTAGGAAACGCTGATGCCGTAAGGTTAGTTATGGAGTATTACGATATTAGAGAACCTGTCGCTATAATTCAGGGTGACAACTTATTTGATTTAGATATCCAGGAAGTGTTCTGGGCTCACATTAGGAACAACGCCTTCATGAGTATAGTCCTCAAAGAGGTTGACGACGTCCAAGGATTCGGCGTTGCCGAGGTCGATGATAGAGGAAGAATACGCAAGTTCATCGAAAAGCCAAGGCCTGAAGAGGCTCCAAGCAGGCTCGCGAACACAGGTATCTACGTAGTGAGCCCGGAAATACTTGACTTCTTCAGGGAAGGTGAGGGGCTCAGGATGCTTAAGGAAGGTAGGATGGATTTCGGCAACGACGTGATACCCAAGCTCATAGAGCTTGGGTATCCAATACACGGATACGTGATGGGCGGATATTGGTTTGATGTGGGATCTCCGGACAGGTACCTAAAAGCTATGATATACCTTCTCTACAACATGAGTTCAGAGGATCTTGAGGCCAAGGAAATAACGAAGGAGGTTCTAGGCATGGGTAAGTCACAAACCTCCCTCAGACTACATAAGGAGATAGAAAGGAGGGTTAGTAACGGTGATCTGATTTTCGTCGGCAGGGCTTTGATAGGAAGGCACGTGAGTATAGGGAGCAGATGTATTGTGGAGGACTCAACTATAGACAATTACGTGATCGTAGGTAATAGGTGTGAGGTAATCAGGTCGACAATCATGGATAGGGTTAATGTAGGGGAGAGGGTTAGAGTGGTTGACTCGATAGTAGGCAGGCATGCCGCGATAGGCGATAACAGTGTAGTGTTAAACAGCGTAATCGGCGATGATGTGGTGATCGGGAATAACGTCAAGCTCGTCAACGTTAGAGTATGGCCTCATGAGCATGTCCCCAGCAACGCGTCAATAGAGAACTATGAGGTCAAACCCCACTATCATCAACAACGGTGA
- a CDS encoding glycosyltransferase, translated as MLIAPPEIRKVWVLTFEYAGIKKLGGLGEAVKNISEGLSSLGFDVTVIMPSHGVEAGSEMEGVDCNGLRVGVDGSHYPYRIKFNLLRLGDKLKVVLVRGGDSRTSVILDDPYIYGRVEEKACLLSRAVSCLTKAIGFPDVVHSNDWHTALAAMSLKIEAELNGLALPYLHQVHLPGSPRFSWHYLSPEWCALPSEQHRVWRVCCHRLENTYDLWNSAGGNLEALAVVEADGIASVSHSMVSELLRRYGEWLKPKTCVIYNSTDWSLNEVVNYAITRYRYSGRDKLRWTLCKEVIERHKHVGRLSEGEALVLSTGRLTPQKGFEHLLRSFRKISDGLRLILLGIPVGDVDYEDLLRQLLEDLDGRAVLVTERIEHQLYKLLHYVANAFAVPSVYEPFGIVAIEAMAVGTPPVVSDVGGLSEIVEDVRFSKEGCGVKVTPGSEEELGEALQNVAYMTLFSEEGRGLERITFKQLVEALKADPSAGHKVRDNCVRRVDENFRIHNTVAQTLKCYELSREMAYYRSL; from the coding sequence TTGCTGATCGCGCCGCCGGAGATTAGGAAGGTGTGGGTCCTGACATTCGAGTATGCAGGGATTAAGAAATTAGGTGGTTTGGGGGAGGCCGTCAAGAATATCTCGGAGGGATTAAGCTCCTTGGGTTTTGACGTCACGGTAATCATGCCATCGCATGGTGTAGAGGCAGGATCCGAGATGGAAGGAGTTGATTGCAACGGGCTTCGCGTGGGTGTGGACGGTTCGCATTATCCCTACAGAATTAAATTCAACCTGCTGAGGCTTGGGGATAAACTTAAGGTAGTCTTGGTCAGGGGAGGCGATTCAAGAACTTCAGTAATACTCGATGACCCATACATATATGGAAGGGTGGAGGAAAAGGCGTGTCTACTCAGTAGGGCTGTCTCATGCCTGACTAAGGCTATCGGATTCCCCGATGTAGTGCATAGTAATGACTGGCACACCGCGCTAGCCGCTATGTCGCTTAAGATAGAGGCAGAGTTGAATGGGTTGGCCCTCCCATATCTACACCAAGTGCATCTGCCGGGATCGCCCAGGTTTTCATGGCACTACCTATCCCCAGAATGGTGCGCCCTCCCGTCAGAACAACACAGAGTCTGGAGAGTCTGTTGCCATAGGCTAGAGAATACCTACGATCTGTGGAATTCGGCGGGCGGTAACCTAGAGGCACTGGCCGTGGTGGAAGCTGATGGGATTGCCTCAGTTAGCCATAGCATGGTTAGTGAGTTGTTGAGGAGATACGGCGAGTGGCTTAAACCTAAGACCTGCGTCATATATAACTCGACTGACTGGTCATTGAATGAGGTCGTAAACTATGCTATAACTAGGTATAGATATAGCGGCAGGGATAAATTGAGATGGACTCTGTGCAAGGAGGTGATTGAAAGGCACAAGCATGTAGGACGGCTCTCAGAGGGGGAGGCACTGGTCCTCAGTACCGGGAGGTTAACACCGCAGAAAGGCTTCGAGCATCTACTCAGAAGCTTCAGGAAAATCTCAGACGGCCTGAGACTGATCTTACTAGGTATTCCGGTCGGCGATGTCGACTATGAAGACCTCTTGCGGCAGCTACTCGAGGATCTAGACGGTAGAGCGGTCCTGGTCACTGAGAGAATAGAACACCAATTGTACAAGTTATTGCACTACGTCGCTAATGCGTTCGCAGTTCCATCAGTCTACGAACCCTTCGGCATAGTGGCGATTGAAGCTATGGCGGTCGGAACGCCGCCGGTGGTGAGTGATGTGGGCGGTTTAAGTGAGATAGTCGAAGATGTAAGGTTCAGTAAGGAGGGATGCGGCGTTAAAGTGACGCCGGGTAGCGAGGAAGAGTTAGGTGAAGCGTTGCAGAACGTTGCCTACATGACCCTCTTTAGTGAAGAGGGTAGAGGGCTTGAGCGCATTACCTTCAAGCAACTTGTAGAGGCTCTTAAGGCGGACCCCTCAGCAGGTCACAAGGTAAGGGATAACTGCGTTAGGCGGGTAGATGAGAATTTCCGGATCCACAACACTGTGGCGCAGACACTTAAGTGTTATGAGTTAAGTAGGGAAATGGCATACTATAGATCCCTCTGA
- a CDS encoding DUF4870 domain-containing protein, whose amino-acid sequence MAGVGEEISEEEKIWGFIAWLLSIIGAVLALVLKPNYKYVKYWAYLSISFFIIIIVASIVTRILSFIPIIGWLINALVGLALLILWVLGLIKSLGREYWKPPVIYELARALGIERI is encoded by the coding sequence TTGGCAGGGGTTGGAGAGGAGATAAGTGAGGAGGAGAAGATATGGGGTTTCATTGCTTGGCTACTCTCAATAATAGGTGCTGTACTGGCCTTAGTTCTGAAGCCCAACTACAAGTACGTTAAGTATTGGGCTTACTTGTCGATCTCCTTCTTCATAATAATCATAGTCGCTTCCATAGTAACGAGGATTTTAAGCTTCATACCGATTATTGGATGGCTCATAAACGCGTTGGTGGGGCTGGCCTTACTGATACTGTGGGTCTTAGGTTTGATTAAGTCATTAGGTAGGGAGTACTGGAAGCCTCCAGTCATATATGAACTTGCTAGGGCATTAGGCATCGAGAGAATCTAG